The DNA window CCTCCCCGACAGTGTTCCATTACTCAGGAAATCTTAAACACATCTGTGAATAAAGGATATCTGCCCGGACTCTCCTGCAGAGCAAACACCAGGCCTTTCCCACCTTGACcctgaaagagaggaaaaaataacgGTGACGTATGGCCCCAAGTGAGTTTCTGAATCGATTAAAAGGTCAAAAATTATGTGTTGGACTTTAATTTTCCTGACTTGGAAGCAGTAATACCAGAGTTAATAAAATGTCTCCATTTTAATCTATTCCTTTAGTGACAGGGACTTTtggatgaaataaaacatgagcACTCTGGCAAATGCTCAAATACAACCAAGTAAAGAAAAAAGGTATTTAGTACAGTCACATTCTGGATATTTTTCTTATCAGATACTTCAGTTGCCCTGGTGTAGTAAATCTCACCCATCTGGCGGTCCGagtgagacaaaacaaacactgaacagttTGCTGCCGGCTGCTGTTTGAGGCAGGTGTGTTAGCTGTTACTATCAGTAAGATCCTGCATGTTTTTCAGCCATGAAACACCTGCGCACTAGAGTGCAAACACATACTCAGTGCTAGGTGTGTGGTCACACAGCCAAAAATGAACGCCGTCAGGAAAGAGAGCGACACGATGAAGGTGTAGAAGAAGCGGTAGTTGCGTTTCCCAACGCAGTTCCCCACCCAGGGCAGTGATGGTCGAATCGCTCTGAAAGAGAAGTGCACCAAAGGAGAATTCACAGTGAACTCAAAgtataaacactgacattttactttaGAGGAATGGTTCAACAGTTGCGCTGATATGTCATTCAAGTCAGTCCAGCCTGAACCAGAGTATAGAAATGATGTTCGCTGTACCCCTAGGGAgcctttatttattatttatcattggTAAATGTCATGGTGCTGGTGTGTGTCCACAGCTCACCCACACAGTTGTCACACAGGCTGCAGTGGGAGGTGCGTGGAGGCCGGAACATCTTGCAGGTGAAGCAGTACTTGAGCTTGACCACCTGCTGGTTGATCAGGACTTCCTTTGTGCGTGGCGGAGGCCGATAGCTAGTGTTTCCAGTGTTGTctacagaggagaagaagagataGAGGAGGACAAAATTAGCAGTTGAATTGAGCACCTACAGCCTTGCCATTTATACTGAGTACCTGGTTGCAGTGAGTGAAATTCTGGTCTGATCACAACATGAGGGCATAACAACTAACACCTTTACCAATCTTACTGGTGTAGTGTGTGTGGTGACATCACATAATTCCCAACATAGCTCCACGCAATGTCAACCTGAGCATGGGTCTAATCAGCCTGAGTATGTGACAACTCCTTTGCGGTTTTGCAGCAGCCTGTAAGACTTGCTTTGATCTCTCCAGCTTGAAACTGTAACTTCTTCCGAGGGCTGAGAATGTACACCTCTGAATATAATGCTGTCATGTGCAACACGACCATGACTTCAGTGTTAAACATATCACTTAATTAACACCTCTGTGacagctcatacacacacacacatgctttttaGTGAAATTCATTCAGTCTACGAGACATTAGGAGAGAATACGGAGTTAAACAAAATATCCAAAACATTTCCTTAAAGACAGAGTGGTAGGTAAATATTCAATACTTATGCCAGAGTCTCAGTTTCAAAAAATAGCTgggaacaacagcagcacagttgGGTAAATACGAACATCTTACATCACCACTGCCTAAACTTTGGATCGTGAGTAGGAGTTTACAAGGGTACAGATGAAGACAGCTTTAAACACTGAGGTCATTATACTGAAGCATGCCATATGGAAAGGAAAGATGATGTTGGCAAGACTTGAAACTGACAGTGAACATAACAGAACCTCGTCAGTGGGACAGCAAATTTCTCAGTCCTGGAATAGTCCAGACGGAACTGAGAACTTAAGAAGTCAACAGGGCACCTTTCCACCAGGAAAATAGCCTTAATGGCTGCCAATGTAACATTTGTTACACTGAGTCAAAACAAATGAGTCTTTTCAAAATGTCTCCATTGGACCTTTGCTGTGTCAAAGGTTCATCatcattaaaactaaaatggaAACAGTATGAGTGGTGACAGCACCATTAGAATATGGTGATTATGTGGTTATGTTTCAATGTACAGGTAAAATAGCAGAACAATGCCTTCAATTTCAACTGTGAATTGTGCTCTGAAgccaaacagacagatgtgaaagCTCTCATGACAGTGCTGAGAATAGTATGTCCTTGAAGTTTGACATAATTGAATGCTactaaacagacaaagaaatgaGCTGAGCTTTAGCAGTTTGCGTTTAGGGATCAAATTCTCTTAAAAAGGCCTCGTGGAAAGCTCTGGTGCCAGTAGTGGGCTAAATTCAGCACCATAAAACTGGCAGGAATACCACGCTATGGGAAAACAGTGAGCACTTTGACAACTGTAAAATTTTATGATGCTGGAAATCAAAGTCAGAGGCATTTAAGGCATTTATATATTTCTGACCGCACTTGTGCCAGGGTCGGCATTTACCAATCTGTTTCTCAATGTCTGCGGCCTCGTCTGGGGTCGCTCTGGAAGGATGCCGGGGTCGGTGAAGGCTGGTCTGGAGCAGGGTGATGACCACAAATACAAAGAGGACTCCTCCAATAACAGGTATGCAGCTGGTCAGGTGTTTGACCAGGAAGGGACAGCTGTGATTTGGGGGGAgggcacagacagagagggagaattacaaagacacacatttcaaaGGATCGGACAAGATCAAAACCAAGTCCTGTCTCATGTAACTGGGTCTGCT is part of the Lates calcarifer isolate ASB-BC8 unplaced genomic scaffold, TLL_Latcal_v3 _unitig_633_quiver_1308, whole genome shotgun sequence genome and encodes:
- the LOC108879343 gene encoding LOW QUALITY PROTEIN: palmitoyltransferase ZDHHC18-B-like (The sequence of the model RefSeq protein was modified relative to this genomic sequence to represent the inferred CDS: inserted 1 base in 1 codon) translates to MKNCEYQQIDPQALPTPTPTPPPHHGNDSDKKEEPKRPRRKWEVFPGKNRFYCEGRIIVARQSGVLPLTLGLILVTSGLFFIFDCPFLVKHLTSCIPVIGGVLFVFVVITLLQTSLHRPRHPSRATPDEAADIEKQIDNTGNTSYRPPPRTKEVLINQQVVKLKYCFTCKMFRPPRTSHCSLCDNCVERFDHHCXWVGNCVGKRNYRFFYTFIVSLSFLTAFIFGCVTTHLALSMCLHSSAQVFHG